From Phragmites australis chromosome 5, lpPhrAust1.1, whole genome shotgun sequence, a single genomic window includes:
- the LOC133917401 gene encoding mitotic spindle checkpoint protein BUBR1-like isoform X1, whose amino-acid sequence MAAAAAAATAKAAEQILVLDEETLALMGSHVAVAPGAELEASKENVRPLKRGRDVALLNRALKAHANPAQRAALLAERRSMIEAIEEYRGEDPLQPWLDCIKWVQESFPSGGECSGLVVMYEQCVRAFWHDERYKDDLRYLKVWLEYAGNCADTEVIFRFLEANQIGQGHAIYYMSYAALMESKNKLRKANEIFNIGIERKAKPVEKLEAVYRTFLRKTTKRREHSEDDTSNDDQPVRSFGSDLNRGGRNAENSHLGKPRALQRIDANRLLSVYKDEKSLPNQGLDRIRSKENNTSWRTLGTQADRNKENNMMPAKWTSHKVPQKLGARATVQSTRASSIEVFVDDECAQELARQVPKSPNPSVLKLRQATSKNLKKETELLKENPLRNFPLSSLR is encoded by the exons atggcggcggcggcggcggcggcgacggcgaaggCGGCGGAACAGATCCTGGTGCTCGACGAGGAGACTCTGGCGCTGATGGGGAGCCACGTCGCGGTGGCGCCGGGCGCCGAGTTGGAGGCGTCCAAGGAGAACGTGCGGCCGCTCAAGCGCGGGCGCGACGTGGCCCTCCTCAACCGCGCGCTCAAAGCGCACGCCAACCCCGCACAGCGCGCCGCCCTCCTCGCCGAAAGGAG GAGCATGATCGAGGCCATCGAGGAGTACCGCGGCGAAGATCCACTCCAACCGTGGCTAGA CTGCATCAAGTGGGTTCAGGAGTCGTTCCCGTCCGgcggggagtgctcggggctggtGGTGATGTACGAGCAGTGCGTGCGGGCCTTCTGGCACGACGAGCGATACAAGGACGACCTCCGCTACCTCAAAGTGTGGCTGGAATAC GCTGGGAATTGCGCTGATACCGAGGTGATATTCAGGTTCTTGGAGGCCAACCAGATTGGGCAGGGCCATGCCATTTACTACATGTCTTATGCGGCACTGATGGAGTCGAAGAACAAGCTGAGGAAAGCCAATGAGATTTTTAACATTGGTATAGAAAG GAAAGCAAAGCCTGTGGAGAAGTTGGAAGCAGTATATAGGACATTTCTTCGAAAAACAACCAAAAGGAGGGAACACTCTGAG GATGATACATCAAATGATGATCAGCCAGTGCGCAGCTTCGGGAGTGACTTGAACCGTG GAGGCCGGAATGCAGAGAACTCCCACCTGGGGAAACCAAGGGCACTGCAAAG AATCGATGCTAACAGGCTACTTTCAGTTTACAAAGATGAGAAGTCGTTACCAAATCAGGGCCTTGATAGAATAAGGAGCAAAGAAAATAACACGAGCTGGCGCACCCTTGGAACACAAGCAGATAGGAACAAAGAAAATAACATGATGCCTGCTAAATGGACGTCGcacaag GTTCCACAAAAGTTAGGAGCGAGAGCAACAGTTCAGTCAACTCGAGCCAGTTCCATTGAGGTCTTCGTAGACGATGAATGTGCACA GGAACTGGCTCGGCAAGTGCCAAAGAGCCCAAATCCTTCTGTTCTGAAGCTCAGGCAAGCAACAAGCAAAAACCTTAAGAA GGAAACTGAATTGCTTAAGGAGAACCCGCTGCGCAACTTCCCTCTGAGCAGCCTTAGATAA
- the LOC133917401 gene encoding mitotic spindle checkpoint protein BUBR1-like isoform X2: protein MAAAAAAATAKAAEQILVLDEETLALMGSHVAVAPGAELEASKENVRPLKRGRDVALLNRALKAHANPAQRAALLAERRSMIEAIEEYRGEDPLQPWLDCIKWVQESFPSGGECSGLVVMYEQCVRAFWHDERYKDDLRYLKVWLEYAGNCADTEVIFRFLEANQIGQGHAIYYMSYAALMESKNKLRKANEIFNIGIERKAKPVEKLEAVYRTFLRKTTKRREHSEDDTSNDDQPVRSFGSDLNRGRNAENSHLGKPRALQRIDANRLLSVYKDEKSLPNQGLDRIRSKENNTSWRTLGTQADRNKENNMMPAKWTSHKVPQKLGARATVQSTRASSIEVFVDDECAQELARQVPKSPNPSVLKLRQATSKNLKKETELLKENPLRNFPLSSLR, encoded by the exons atggcggcggcggcggcggcggcgacggcgaaggCGGCGGAACAGATCCTGGTGCTCGACGAGGAGACTCTGGCGCTGATGGGGAGCCACGTCGCGGTGGCGCCGGGCGCCGAGTTGGAGGCGTCCAAGGAGAACGTGCGGCCGCTCAAGCGCGGGCGCGACGTGGCCCTCCTCAACCGCGCGCTCAAAGCGCACGCCAACCCCGCACAGCGCGCCGCCCTCCTCGCCGAAAGGAG GAGCATGATCGAGGCCATCGAGGAGTACCGCGGCGAAGATCCACTCCAACCGTGGCTAGA CTGCATCAAGTGGGTTCAGGAGTCGTTCCCGTCCGgcggggagtgctcggggctggtGGTGATGTACGAGCAGTGCGTGCGGGCCTTCTGGCACGACGAGCGATACAAGGACGACCTCCGCTACCTCAAAGTGTGGCTGGAATAC GCTGGGAATTGCGCTGATACCGAGGTGATATTCAGGTTCTTGGAGGCCAACCAGATTGGGCAGGGCCATGCCATTTACTACATGTCTTATGCGGCACTGATGGAGTCGAAGAACAAGCTGAGGAAAGCCAATGAGATTTTTAACATTGGTATAGAAAG GAAAGCAAAGCCTGTGGAGAAGTTGGAAGCAGTATATAGGACATTTCTTCGAAAAACAACCAAAAGGAGGGAACACTCTGAG GATGATACATCAAATGATGATCAGCCAGTGCGCAGCTTCGGGAGTGACTTGAACC GAGGCCGGAATGCAGAGAACTCCCACCTGGGGAAACCAAGGGCACTGCAAAG AATCGATGCTAACAGGCTACTTTCAGTTTACAAAGATGAGAAGTCGTTACCAAATCAGGGCCTTGATAGAATAAGGAGCAAAGAAAATAACACGAGCTGGCGCACCCTTGGAACACAAGCAGATAGGAACAAAGAAAATAACATGATGCCTGCTAAATGGACGTCGcacaag GTTCCACAAAAGTTAGGAGCGAGAGCAACAGTTCAGTCAACTCGAGCCAGTTCCATTGAGGTCTTCGTAGACGATGAATGTGCACA GGAACTGGCTCGGCAAGTGCCAAAGAGCCCAAATCCTTCTGTTCTGAAGCTCAGGCAAGCAACAAGCAAAAACCTTAAGAA GGAAACTGAATTGCTTAAGGAGAACCCGCTGCGCAACTTCCCTCTGAGCAGCCTTAGATAA